One genomic region from Tachysurus fulvidraco isolate hzauxx_2018 chromosome 14, HZAU_PFXX_2.0, whole genome shotgun sequence encodes:
- the LOC113656315 gene encoding synphilin-1 — MDAPEYLDLDEIDFTDDLAYTSKTIPELCRRNDGPAEERQAPGINWSRSASSHSGSGIKPTGIADVYSKFRPVKRVSPLKHQPEVLDTEADTKSPGQNEEGNNFPKGPQTSVSPCNVQALKCKNIGNGALFGELEHYDLDMDEILDVPYIKSSQQMSTLPRAASEKRSSGSSATDRCVGLKASSLAQAENLSSGTQFCVLPPVNWSDMRKSKSMDPDYLRAQTVGYDHSPGLLHRSISEADKLLSGRPFPDTPTHKVGSDTSISQPLFHVQGGSVGRVDNSKPWSSPKAFGECDEETKKSHSIINVVREGQISLLPHFATENLELVRDEDGNNLLHISAAHGHADCLQHLTSLMGEDCLNERNNQQLTPAGFGVKNGHLECVRWMVSETEAIAELSCTRDHPSLIHYAAQYGQERILLWLLQFMQEQAISLDEVDQSGNSAVHVAAQYGHLGCLQTLVEYGSNVTVQNQQGERPSQCAERQGHTTCARYLVVVETCMSLASQVVKLTKQLHEQTTARIALQSQMQLLLQSQDSNGRPRSPSLLIPPAETWPEMTLTAEVTPGDGQWVLRQRQVDSESVLRKILGKDIAERISTREKLFQEEAVEGASGTDSRIGQGIGPLRRPGMVERRELKLARLRQIMQRSLSESDTDSYPPDESKQPTGTPRQERPSQLPLAESEEPVQLTNKKHTSAAERKFSFALRTSKSMDGYNPSPTSDNSDNDHETKTDFSGEITEFNNGQKVTSPKSALKSPSSRRKTSQNLKLRVTFEEAPAVQKTGQAGDVKVASGKEKTSESGKRPFGAFRSIMETLSGNQNGNNSNAQGTSVGKQSPSSSTQSPSGKKSDAKASPGGLSKCKSKTSAV; from the exons ATGGACGCTCCTGAGTATTTGGATCTAGATGAGATTGATTTCACTGATGATTTAgct tacacatcGAAGACCATTCCAGAACTTTGCCGGAGAAATGATGGGCCAGCGGAGGAGAGACAAG CTCCCGGCATCAACTGGAGTCGAAGTGCCTCCTCACACAGTGGAAGTGGAATCAAACCTACTGGAATTGCTGATGTTTACAGCAAATTCAGACCAGTTAAAAGGGTCTCACCACTTAAGCATCAACCAGAGGTTTTGGACACTGAGGCTGACACTAAAAGCCCTGGGCAAAATGAAGAGGGAAACAATTTCCCTAAAGGGCCCCAAACAAGTGTGAGTCCATGTAATGTTCAGGCACTCAAGTGCAAAAATATTGGTAATGGTGCACTTTTTGGGGAACTGGAGCATTATGACCTGGACATGGATGAAATACTAGATGTGCCTTACATTAAATCCAGCCAACAAATGTCCACCCTCCCCAGAGCAGCCTCAGAAAAGCGATCTTCAGGGAGTAGTGCCACTGATAGATGTGTAGGCCTCAAGGCATCATCTCTCGCTCAAGCTGAGAACCTGAGCAGTGGTACGCAGTTTTGTGTACTTCCACCTGTTAACTGGTCAGACATGAGAAAGTCAAAGTCTATGGATCCAGACTATCTCAGGGCACAGACAGTTGGATATGATCACTCACCAGGCTTGCTGCACCGATCTATATCTGAAGCAGATAAGCTGTTATCAGGCAGACCTTTTCCAGATACACCAACGCACAAGGTTGGCTCGGACACTTCTATCAGTCAGCCTTTGTTCCATGTTCAGGGAGGTTCAGTAGGAAGGGTAGACAACAGCAAGCCTTGGAGCAGTCCGAAAGCATTTGGAGAATGTGATGAAGAAACCAAAAAGTCTCACAGTATAATCAACGTTGTGCGGGAGGGCCAGATCTCTCTCTTG CCTCATTTTGCGACTGAAAACCTCGAACTCGTTCGAGATGAAGACGGAAACAACCTTCTTCATATCTCTGCTGCACATGGACATGCAGACTGTCTTCAGCACCTAACATCCCTAATGGGAGAAGATTGTCTTAACGAACGCAACAACCAGCAGCTTACTCCAGCTGGTTTTGGAGTCAAA AATGGTCATCTGGAGTGTGTGCGCTGGATGGTGAGTGAGACGGAGGCCATCGCTGAACTTAGCTGCACGCGGGACCACCCAAGTCTTATCCACTATGCAGCACAATATGGACAG GAAAGGATCTTGTTGTGGCTACTACAATTTATGCAAGAACAAGCTATTTCACTGGATGAAGTGGATCAGAGTGGGAATAGTGCAGTGCATGTTGCTGCTCAGTATGGTCATCTTGGCTGCCTTcag ACGCTGGTGGAATATGGCTCAAATGTTACCGTTCAGAACCAGCAAGGTGAAAGGCCATCTCAGTGTGCTGAGCGACAAGGTCATACAACCTGTGCACGCTACCTGGTGGTTGTGGAGACCTGTATGTCATTGGCTTCACAGGTGGTCAAGCTTACCAAGCAACTCCATGA ACAGACTACAGCAAGAATAGCACTCCAGAGTCAAATGCAGTTGTTATTGCAGTCCCAGGATTCCAATGGAAGACCACGATCACCCAG TTTGCTTATTCCACCAGCTGAGACCTGGCCTGAGATGACACTTACTGCGGAGGTTACCCCTGGTGATGGACAGTGGGTGCTGAGGCAGAGGCAGGTGGATTCTGAGTCAGTCCTGCGCAAGATCTTGGGAAAAGACATCGCTGAAAGAATAAGCACCAGGGAGAAGCTGTTCCAAGAGGAGGCAGTAGAGGGCGCCAGTGGCACAGACTCTAGGATAGGCCAGGGCATAGGCCCACTACGGAGACCAGGTATGGTGGAAAGGAGGGAACTGAAATTAGCCCGCCTTAGGCAGATCATGCAGCGTTCCCTCAGTGAATCAGACACAGACTCATATCCCCCTGATGAGTCTAAGCAGCCCACAGGCACCCCCAGACAAGAAAGACCAAGCCAGCTTCCCTTAGCAGAGAGTGAGGAACCAGTACAATTAACGAATAAGAAGCATACCTCAGCTGCTGAGCGCAAGTTTTCATTTGCACTCAGGACATCCAAGTCCATGGATGGATATAATCCCTCTCCAACTTCAGACAACAGTGATAATGATCATGAAACAAAAACTGACTTTTCAGGGGAAATAACTGAATTTAACAATGGGCAAAAAGTCACAAGTCCAAAGAGTGCTCTTAAATCGCCATCCTCTCGTAGGAAAACCTCACAAAACCTTAAACTCAGAGTGACTTTTGAAGAGGCACCAGCTGTCCAAAAGACTGGTCAAGCAGGGGATGTTAAAGTGGCTTCTGGTAAAGAAAAGACTTCAGAATCAGGGAAGCGACCCTTTGGAGCATTCCGCTCCATTATGGAAACATTAAGTGGAAATCAGAATGGCAACAACAGTAATGCTCAAGGGACATCTGTTGGTAAGCAATCACCTTCAAGTTCAACACAGAGTCCTTCTGGGAAAAAATCAGATGCTAAGGCCAGTCCAGGGGGTCTGTCAAAATGCAAATCCAAGACCAGCGCTGTTTAA